The nucleotide window ATCGCCCACGCGCAGCAGCAGCGGCAGGTAGGCCAGGCCCAACAGGAAAAAAGCGCCCATCACCAGGCGTTCCGCCAGCGTTAGGATGCCGGGCTGCATGGTGAACCAGGTGATGACGCCGGTGGTCAACACGCCCAACGCGGCCAGAATCAGCCCGCCGCTGCACCAGAATTGGGCGGCGGGCGGTTCCGGGCTGACCCAGGCCAGGGTGACGCCCAGGAAAACGGCCGTTACCGCCCAGACGCCCCATTGAAAACGAGAACCGGGCAGTTGGCGGCCAATGCCCACCAGCGCCGCCAGGCCAGCCAGGTGGACCAGCCACAGCGTCATACTGACGGCCAGATCGGCGTAAGGCAGCAGACTGAGAGCAAACAGGAGTGCCGGGACACCCAACAGCAGCGGCGCGCCCAGCAGCAGGGCCAGCACATCGCTGCGCGACAGCAAATCGCGCCGGGCGAGCCATTCCAGCGCGGTTTGCAGGCGGCTCCAGCCGTAGCGCAGCAGGGCAGCCAAGATGGGGATGATGACGGCCGTTACCACCCCCAACAGCAGCGCCCGCCCCCACCAGCCATAATCGGTCCACAGGCTTTGGCCCAGCGGCAGCAGCCGCGTCTGCCAGAAATAGAGGGCAAACCACAGCGCGTAAGCCGAGTAAACAAAGGCCAGTGCGCCAAAAAAGACAAAAATCCGCTGATGGCGGCTGAGACTTTGCCAGAAGGTCCGGGGGTTGGTTAGTTCGCGGCGGCGCGGCCACATCTGTTCGCGCCAGAAGCGGAAGGCGCGCTGGCGCAGGCCGGGCATGTCTAGCCAATCCATCAGGATGAAGTAACCATCTAATTCCAGCAACGGATTGAGGTTAAAAAAGACGGTCAGGTAGGCGATGAAACCCATTTGAAAAAGGAAGCTGACCCAGAGTTGAGCGGCGGCGGCGGGCACGGCCGTCAATACGTAAGTCAGCGCCAGCCCCACCAGACCACCAATCAGCAGGCCGGAGTGAGGTCCGGCCCAGGAGACGGCAATGCGCTCGGCGCGCGTCGAAAGCCAGGTGTCCCGCGTATCCACAAAAAAGGCGGGCATACCCCAATAAATCATGAAACCGCCGCGATTGAGTTCGCGCCCCACTTGTTTTACAGTCAGGCCGTGGGCCAGTTCGTGAATGGTGATGACGATGAAGTTGGCTGCCAGCAGGGTGACGACGCTGAGGCCGCCGCTGAGCAAGGAAACGCTGCCGCTGAAAAAGAGACGGCCGTACAACACCCCACCGAGAAAAATAATAACCAGCAGCCCAAATTGGGCCGGCCAGGAAAACAACCAGCCCAACCAGCGGAACAGAGCCGTGAAGGCGCCGTCCAGCCCGTCGCGGGCGATTTCGGTGTGCAGGAAGCCGCGCAGCAGGCGGCGGCCCTGATTTTCCGGGGCGCGGGCGGCCAGTTCGGCGTTGATCTGGTCGTAGACATTGGCCGGTTGGTCGGCCAGGAAGCGGCCGGCGCGCAGGTCGGCCACCAGCCGGTTGAGGTGGGCAATGGGCAGGGATTTGTAGCGCAGCAGGTTGTAGAAGAGCAGGTCTTTGACCGATTTACGGCCGTCCATCTGCCACCACAGCGCGTAATCCGATTCGGCTAGACGCAGGTAGGTTTTGGTTTGTGGTTGTTTAAGGACGTAGTAGGTTTCCCCCTGGGATTTCAGGCGGGCGACTTCAACCTGGGCGATGCGCTGGGGTTTGTACGCGCCGGGGTCTACCGCCTCGGTTACGGCCGTCCAAAAACGTTCGCCTGCGCCATTCTCTACCATCCTTCCAGTTTAAACTCTGTTATAATTCGGGACAACCTGAATCCAAAACCCGAACAGTTGGCTAAACCGTTCGGGTTTTAGCGGACCAATGGAGGCCAATATGGGATTTTTACGAAACCTTTTTGGTGGCAAAAAAAGTGAAGAATATGTGGATACGCGGGGCGTTTATTTTTACGTCCGCTGCAACAACTGCGGCTGCGTTGTGCGGCTGCGGGCTGACAAACATTACGACCTGGAAACAACCGGCAGTGAGTTCACCTGGCATAAA belongs to Candidatus Leptovillus gracilis and includes:
- a CDS encoding cyclic nucleotide-binding domain-containing protein; amino-acid sequence: MVENGAGERFWTAVTEAVDPGAYKPQRIAQVEVARLKSQGETYYVLKQPQTKTYLRLAESDYALWWQMDGRKSVKDLLFYNLLRYKSLPIAHLNRLVADLRAGRFLADQPANVYDQINAELAARAPENQGRRLLRGFLHTEIARDGLDGAFTALFRWLGWLFSWPAQFGLLVIIFLGGVLYGRLFFSGSVSLLSGGLSVVTLLAANFIVITIHELAHGLTVKQVGRELNRGGFMIYWGMPAFFVDTRDTWLSTRAERIAVSWAGPHSGLLIGGLVGLALTYVLTAVPAAAAQLWVSFLFQMGFIAYLTVFFNLNPLLELDGYFILMDWLDMPGLRQRAFRFWREQMWPRRRELTNPRTFWQSLSRHQRIFVFFGALAFVYSAYALWFALYFWQTRLLPLGQSLWTDYGWWGRALLLGVVTAVIIPILAALLRYGWSRLQTALEWLARRDLLSRSDVLALLLGAPLLLGVPALLFALSLLPYADLAVSMTLWLVHLAGLAALVGIGRQLPGSRFQWGVWAVTAVFLGVTLAWVSPEPPAAQFWCSGGLILAALGVLTTGVITWFTMQPGILTLAERLVMGAFFLLGLAYLPLLLRVGDGVNLATTLLILMGVFPGLVFLTPLLLNFWRSRFALPWALLTLAFLIIPWLQFFPALHLPAAIVWLYATLLYLLLGALAQFSRLDATPTKVAAFSERERLVSAFNHFMQALFASYEAVFGRRRLQRIVAEILAAGPINPDEDILAIAARGHRALLLAVDRLDDLAGTPFTRQAGQAAYDSLPWLEAETLGRHVLAEMEWGSGLAAGFIRARDRRRSLLRQADIFAGFDDDGLAAVLAVARPWHGRAGHIIAHAGSDAAAFYLIESGQVAVFQDGVQTAVIEPGGCLGELALLDAGTYPATYCAQTPVSALVIDRHHFDPLLRADTTLASQVSSGARARRLLQQMPLFNSLSPQQLAVIDARLQPRQVTAGEVIVRQGQARSHLFIVADGRLDVLQAGAAGEQVVGHLGPGEHFGEYALFADVPYTATLRAALDSELYLLDEPTFDRLVAEYENLSHYVEQIGSGRLLTMQRRMGVTAVIS